CGGTCATGGGGCTGGACGACGACTGGCGGATCACCTACCTCAACGAGCCGGCGGCCGAGGCGCTGGGTCGCTCGCCCGACGAGGCCGTCGACGAGGTCGTCTGGGAGGCGTTCCCCGACCTCGGGGGCACCGTCTTCGAGCGGGAGTACCGCGAGGCGCTGGCGAGCCAGGAGGTCCGAAGCTTCGAGACCCGCTACGACCCGGAGGACCGCTGGCTGTCGGTGTCGGTCTACCCCGCCTCGGACGGGCTGTCGGTGTACGTCCGCGACGTGACCGAGCGCAAGCGGACGAAGGCGGAGCTGGAGCGCAACGAGCGGGCGCTGCGGGACCTCCAGCGGCTGGCCTCCTCGCGCGACCGGTCGTTCGACGAGAAACTGGAGCGGGCGCTGGCGGTCGGGTGCGAGCGCCTCGACCTGCCGCTGGGGTATCTGACCCGGATCGACGGCGACACCCAGACCGTCGTCGCCGCCCACGGCGACGCCATCGAGCCGGGCACCCGCCAGCCCGTCGAGGAGAGCTACTGCCGGCGGACCCTCGAAACCGACGGCCTGCTGGCGCTCGAACACGCCGGGGCGGATGGGTGGGACGGCGACCCCGCCTACGAGCGCCACGGGATGGAGTGTTACCTCGGCGGGAAGCTGCTGGTCGACGGCGAGCTGTACGGGACGCTCTGTTTCGGCGCCGCCGACGCCCGCGAGACGCCCTTCACCGACGCCGAGGAGACGTTCATCGAGCTACTCGTCGAGTGGGTCAGCTACGAGATCGAGCGCCGCGACCGCGAGCGCGAGCTCGGCCGCTACGGGACCATCGTCCGCTCGGTCGACGACGGCGTCTACGAACTCGACGGCGACGGCCGGTTCACGTTCGTCAACCCCGCGATGTGCCGGATCACCGGCTACGACGCCGACGAACTCGTCGGCGAGCACGTCTCGGTCGTCAAGGACGACGACGCGACCGCGGCGGCCGTCGACGCGCTGCTTTCCGGCGAGGCGACCGAGCGGACCGTCGAGTCGACCGTCCAGCGCAAGCGCGGTCCGCCGGTCCCCTGCGAGGACAGCCTGACCGCGCTGACCGGCGAGGAGGGGGCGGCCCGGGGCGTCGTCGGCGTCGTCCGCGACGTGACCGAACAGAAGGCCCACCGCGAGATGCTGTCGGAACTGGTCACCTCCTCGCGGTCGCTCATGCAGGCCCGCGACCGCGGGGAGGTCGCCGAGATGGCCGCCCAGGCGGTCGGCGAGGTACTCGGGTTCGAGCTGAACACCGTCCGCCTGTTCGACCGCGAGACCGACCGCCTCGAACCCGCGGGGACGACCGACGCCGTCGCCGAGCGCGGCGTCGAGACCCCGACCTACGACGTGGACGAGGGCGGTCCCGGCCGGGCGTTCGTCGACGGGAAGATGGTCGTCGTCTCCGACACGTCGACCGTCGACGACGACCACCCGCACGACATCGTCCGCTCGGCGCTGCACGTCCCGATGGGCGTCCACGGCACCATCAGTATCGGCGCCGAGACGGTCGACGCCTTCTCGAACACGGACCGCCAGGCCGCCCAGCTGCTGGCGACCAGCGCCGCCGCCGCGGCCAACCGCGCCAAGCGCGAGCAGGAGGTCCGCGAGGCCCGCGAGCGGGTCGACACGCTCGTCGACCGGATCAACGGCCTCATCGAGGACACCGTCGAGGTGCTCGTCCAGGCCGGCACGCGGGAGGAGCTCGAAGCCGGCGTCGTCGAGCAGCTCGTCGCCACCGACCCCTACGCCTTCGCCTGGATCGGCCGGCCCGACCTGGCCGCCGAACGCCTGGAAGCGGCCGCCTGGGAGGGCGACGTACCCGAACTCGCCGACGCCGTCGCGGACCTGTCGCTGGACCGGTCGACCGCCCGCGACGCAGCCGACCCCGCCGCGCTCGCGCTCGACGACGAGGCCACCCACATCGTCGACGACCTGGCCGACGCGCCCGACGGGAGCGTCCACGCGACCGCCCGCGAGGCCGGCCTGGGCTCGATGATCGCCGTCCCGCTCACCTACAA
The window above is part of the Halosimplex rubrum genome. Proteins encoded here:
- a CDS encoding bacterio-opsin activator domain-containing protein, which codes for MAGSDEVLVAGPPGDGGRAVADDLAAVDGVTVEAASAADPGELDPERVDCVVWVGPATGDALAALVDRAGGSTGTPVVVVGDDAGPDPDAAFEAGVADFVRAGGDDRTVLARRVERLLSGERDRAAADGSGDRPVSGAVPAAARPPEANAERVLERVDAAVMGLDDDWRITYLNEPAAEALGRSPDEAVDEVVWEAFPDLGGTVFEREYREALASQEVRSFETRYDPEDRWLSVSVYPASDGLSVYVRDVTERKRTKAELERNERALRDLQRLASSRDRSFDEKLERALAVGCERLDLPLGYLTRIDGDTQTVVAAHGDAIEPGTRQPVEESYCRRTLETDGLLALEHAGADGWDGDPAYERHGMECYLGGKLLVDGELYGTLCFGAADARETPFTDAEETFIELLVEWVSYEIERRDRERELGRYGTIVRSVDDGVYELDGDGRFTFVNPAMCRITGYDADELVGEHVSVVKDDDATAAAVDALLSGEATERTVESTVQRKRGPPVPCEDSLTALTGEEGAARGVVGVVRDVTEQKAHREMLSELVTSSRSLMQARDRGEVAEMAAQAVGEVLGFELNTVRLFDRETDRLEPAGTTDAVAERGVETPTYDVDEGGPGRAFVDGKMVVVSDTSTVDDDHPHDIVRSALHVPMGVHGTISIGAETVDAFSNTDRQAAQLLATSAAAAANRAKREQEVREARERVDTLVDRINGLIEDTVEVLVQAGTREELEAGVVEQLVATDPYAFAWIGRPDLAAERLEAAAWEGDVPELADAVADLSLDRSTARDAADPAALALDDEATHIVDDLADAPDGSVHATAREAGLGSMIAVPLTYKDASYGVLCVYAPETDAFADREQVVLDALGRAVANAVNAIESGRILSTDRVVELEFTVRDDDLLFNRLSAQTDATYELTGSVHEADGSIRLYVAASGADAEDIEATLSGDDGVTASSIIADHDGDVLFEAVVDDSLVESLADHGAVTRSVVAEDGRVRYTIELPYEAEARELFELVSDRYRGTDLVGYHEHERPVRTRQEFREAVTDRFTDRQETAIRTAYLGGFFEWPRDVDGDDLAGSMDISRPTYHQHLRAAQRKVFDELFDPHSGR